From Coriobacteriaceae bacterium, a single genomic window includes:
- a CDS encoding valine--tRNA ligase translates to MEEMPKNYDPSTNEPAILQKWLDGGYYKRREGVGDCTVTIPPPNVTGKLHMGHATDDSIQDAIVRMARMRGKSTRWVLGTDHAGIATQTKVDKKLKSEDISRLEIGRDKFVDACWDWTHEYGGIIVEQIKRMGCSVDFDNERFTMDEDYAQAVRKVFCDWYHDGLIYRGKRIVNWCPNCTTAISDDEAEYKDEKGHLWHLRYPLTEPVNGQDYIVVATTRPETMLGDTGVAVSPKDPEKAAFVGKTVKLPIVDREIPIFEDWHVDANFGSGFVKVTPAHDPNDYAMGQAHDLPQINIFDEHAVVVEGYGEFTGMNRDECREAVIKWFEEHDLLDHVEELDHSVMHCYRCDSALEPWLSEQWFVAVDKLKGPALEAVNSGKVTFHPARWTQTYTTWMENLKDWCISRQLWWGHRIPVFYCEDCGWEDALTEDTDVCPKCGGHHVHQDENVLDTWFSSQLWTFATQGWPQKPELLEGHHPTTALVTARDIIALWVARMVMSSLYFLDEVPFKDVVIYPTILAKDGSRMSKSKGNGVDPMDLIGMYGADAMRYNLLTLCTNNQDVKFDANIDKKTKKLIDSPRTDQAKSFVTKIWNASRFLLMNMEGYTPGEPVVETPADAWMFSRLAKAVKMVTEGIENYTFGDMARGVQQFFWNEVCDWYVEVTKARLKGEGRLQAQRNLIFVLDTSIRLMHPLMPFVTEEIWDNMPASVLDLDAEGNVNRAEALMIAKWPEPADYAKYVDEDAERAFELCRTVVSAARATRSRYRLSPKAELDVVVRAGAEDIEKLESLRSTIEPLANTASLVMGTDVEKPAASIAVVDSGVEVFVVLEGKVDLSAEKARLEKEIAAAQKELAGCEKTLANEGFVAKAAPAVVQKKRDRAAELKEILAALTAQVADFS, encoded by the coding sequence TGGCCCGCATGCGCGGCAAGTCCACGCGCTGGGTGCTGGGCACCGATCACGCCGGTATCGCCACGCAGACCAAGGTCGACAAGAAGCTCAAGAGCGAGGATATCAGCCGCCTGGAGATCGGTCGCGACAAGTTTGTTGACGCCTGCTGGGACTGGACCCACGAGTACGGCGGCATCATCGTCGAGCAGATCAAGCGCATGGGCTGCTCCGTCGACTTCGACAACGAGCGCTTCACCATGGACGAGGATTACGCCCAGGCCGTGCGTAAGGTCTTCTGCGACTGGTACCACGACGGCCTGATCTACCGTGGCAAGCGTATCGTCAACTGGTGCCCCAACTGCACCACCGCCATCTCGGACGACGAGGCCGAGTATAAGGACGAGAAGGGCCACCTGTGGCACCTGCGCTACCCGCTGACCGAGCCGGTCAACGGCCAGGACTACATCGTCGTCGCCACCACGCGTCCCGAGACCATGCTCGGCGACACGGGCGTCGCCGTCTCCCCGAAGGACCCCGAGAAGGCCGCCTTCGTGGGTAAGACCGTCAAGCTCCCCATCGTCGACCGCGAGATCCCTATCTTTGAGGATTGGCATGTCGACGCCAACTTTGGCTCCGGCTTCGTCAAGGTCACCCCTGCTCACGACCCCAACGACTACGCCATGGGTCAGGCCCACGACCTGCCGCAGATCAACATCTTCGACGAGCACGCGGTGGTCGTCGAGGGCTACGGCGAGTTTACCGGCATGAACCGCGACGAGTGCCGTGAGGCCGTCATCAAGTGGTTCGAGGAGCACGACCTGCTCGATCATGTCGAAGAGCTCGACCACTCCGTCATGCACTGCTACCGTTGCGACTCCGCTCTGGAGCCGTGGCTGTCCGAGCAGTGGTTTGTGGCCGTCGACAAGCTCAAGGGGCCGGCGCTCGAAGCCGTCAACTCCGGCAAGGTCACCTTCCACCCCGCGCGCTGGACGCAGACCTACACCACCTGGATGGAGAACCTCAAGGACTGGTGCATCTCGCGTCAGCTGTGGTGGGGCCACCGCATCCCCGTGTTCTACTGCGAGGACTGCGGCTGGGAGGACGCCCTGACCGAGGACACCGACGTGTGCCCCAAGTGCGGCGGCCATCACGTGCATCAGGACGAGAACGTGCTGGACACCTGGTTCAGCTCGCAGCTGTGGACCTTCGCCACGCAGGGCTGGCCGCAAAAGCCGGAGCTGCTCGAGGGGCATCACCCCACGACGGCGCTCGTCACCGCGCGCGACATCATTGCGCTGTGGGTCGCCCGCATGGTTATGAGCTCGCTGTACTTCTTGGACGAGGTGCCGTTTAAGGACGTCGTCATCTACCCGACGATCCTGGCCAAGGACGGCAGCCGCATGTCCAAGTCCAAGGGCAACGGCGTTGACCCCATGGATCTCATTGGCATGTACGGCGCCGACGCCATGCGTTACAACCTGCTCACGCTGTGCACCAACAACCAGGATGTTAAGTTCGACGCGAACATCGATAAGAAGACCAAGAAGCTCATCGACAGCCCGCGCACCGACCAGGCCAAGTCGTTTGTGACCAAGATCTGGAACGCCAGCCGCTTCCTGCTTATGAACATGGAGGGCTATACGCCCGGCGAGCCCGTCGTGGAGACGCCGGCCGACGCCTGGATGTTCAGCCGCCTGGCCAAGGCCGTGAAGATGGTCACCGAGGGCATCGAGAACTACACCTTTGGTGACATGGCCCGCGGCGTGCAGCAGTTCTTCTGGAACGAGGTCTGCGACTGGTACGTTGAGGTCACCAAGGCCCGCCTGAAGGGCGAGGGCCGTCTGCAGGCTCAGCGCAACCTGATCTTTGTGCTCGATACCTCCATTCGCCTGATGCACCCGCTTATGCCGTTTGTCACCGAGGAGATCTGGGACAACATGCCGGCGAGCGTGCTTGACCTGGACGCCGAGGGCAACGTGAACCGCGCCGAGGCGCTCATGATCGCCAAGTGGCCGGAGCCCGCCGACTACGCCAAGTATGTCGACGAGGACGCCGAGCGCGCGTTTGAGCTGTGCCGTACCGTGGTGTCTGCTGCCCGAGCCACCCGTTCGCGTTATCGCTTGAGCCCCAAGGCCGAGCTCGACGTGGTCGTGCGCGCCGGTGCCGAGGATATTGAGAAGCTCGAGAGTCTGCGCTCGACCATCGAGCCGCTGGCCAACACCGCTTCGCTGGTTATGGGTACCGACGTTGAGAAGCCGGCTGCGAGCATTGCCGTGGTCGATAGCGGCGTCGAGGTCTTTGTGGTGCTCGAGGGCAAGGTTGATCTTTCGGCCGAGAAGGCGCGCCTGGAGAAGGAGATCGCCGCTGCTCAGAAGGAGCTCGCCGGCTGCGAGAAGACGCTGGCCAATGAGGGCTTTGTGGCCAAGGCCGCGCCCGCGGTGGTCCAGAAGAAGAGGGACCGTGCAGCTGAGCTCAAGGAGATCCTGGCGGCGCTGACTGCTCAGGTTGCTGACTTCTCGTAA
- a CDS encoding Mur ligase family protein: MAKRIGSYVVPFSFDLLSFGEAVGLAADTGRISGDAGPLLETVVDMLDELGRPDEYFDCIQVAGTNGKTSTTRFSAAILRGEGLKTALYTSPQLVRYPERMEVDGRVVSDEAFARGVSAAVEAGHRVNARRVAAGERAYTITPFDLLTAAALVVFAEAAVDVAVLEVGMGGRWDATSATDPVAVAITGIGLDHTRILGDTLEAIAGEKAAVIKPGRLVVLGEGTHEASVQRVMDARCRECGIVPLVVSHATTKVPAHVGDTVEFSCTTPRAIYTSRMVKPAYQPQNAACAIMLCEGYLGRELDHDKLDASLMGCPTPGRFDVLGTDPLKLIDACHNPQSCENFVSALDEIDPCVENRPTLLCAALADKDVAGIVDVLVPAFPRVVVTQTDSDRALPAEELAALVGADKLAGVYPSVSEALAAFDAAGEPFVAAGTITLAGEVAGLLR, from the coding sequence ATGGCGAAGCGTATTGGCTCTTATGTCGTCCCTTTCTCGTTTGATTTGCTTTCGTTTGGTGAGGCTGTTGGGCTGGCTGCTGATACGGGGCGGATTTCTGGGGATGCTGGGCCGTTGTTGGAGACGGTTGTCGACATGCTTGATGAGCTGGGACGTCCGGACGAGTATTTCGATTGCATTCAGGTTGCCGGTACCAATGGCAAGACTTCGACCACGCGTTTTTCGGCTGCCATCCTTCGTGGTGAGGGGTTAAAGACCGCGCTGTATACGTCGCCGCAGCTGGTGCGCTATCCCGAGCGCATGGAGGTTGATGGGCGCGTTGTGAGCGACGAGGCCTTTGCCCGTGGTGTTTCTGCTGCTGTTGAGGCGGGACATCGTGTGAATGCCCGTCGTGTGGCGGCGGGGGAGCGCGCCTATACCATCACGCCGTTTGACCTGCTGACGGCTGCCGCACTGGTGGTGTTTGCCGAGGCCGCGGTGGATGTTGCCGTGCTCGAGGTCGGCATGGGCGGCCGTTGGGACGCTACGAGTGCGACCGATCCCGTCGCCGTTGCCATTACAGGTATCGGACTCGACCATACACGCATTTTGGGCGACACGCTCGAGGCAATTGCGGGGGAGAAGGCTGCGGTTATCAAACCCGGGCGCTTGGTTGTTTTGGGCGAGGGCACACACGAGGCGAGCGTTCAACGCGTGATGGATGCCCGTTGCCGCGAGTGCGGTATCGTGCCGCTTGTGGTGAGCCACGCCACGACTAAGGTGCCGGCGCATGTGGGCGATACCGTGGAGTTTAGCTGTACTACGCCGCGTGCCATCTATACGTCGCGTATGGTTAAGCCGGCGTATCAGCCGCAGAATGCTGCGTGCGCGATTATGCTGTGCGAGGGGTATCTGGGTCGCGAGCTCGATCATGACAAGCTTGATGCATCGCTTATGGGCTGTCCCACGCCGGGCCGTTTTGACGTGCTGGGAACCGACCCGCTCAAGTTGATCGACGCCTGCCATAACCCTCAGAGCTGCGAGAACTTTGTGAGCGCGCTGGACGAGATCGATCCGTGCGTGGAGAATCGCCCCACGCTGCTGTGCGCCGCGCTGGCCGACAAGGACGTGGCAGGTATCGTTGACGTTTTGGTTCCGGCGTTCCCCCGCGTGGTCGTGACCCAGACCGATTCCGATCGCGCCCTGCCGGCAGAGGAACTCGCTGCCCTGGTGGGTGCCGATAAGCTCGCTGGCGTTTACCCGAGCGTGTCCGAGGCCCTCGCTGCCTTCGATGCCGCGGGCGAGCCCTTCGTAGCAGCCGGCACCATCACCCTAGCAGGCGAAGTAGCGGGGCTGCTCCGTTAA
- a CDS encoding aminopeptidase P family protein, protein MAYVDDQRVARVLDTLETQHPGAQLLVNDPWSIYYLTGFYADMFERFCGVLLARNCEPVILVNALHQLPEYDNARVAYHTDTDVVTDAIAREVDPTKPLGIDTVMRSGFLMPLMDRHAASEFFLGDFAVTVARAHKDEAEQELMRASSAANDAVMADAIKLVHEGVTEREIADQMLSLYRKHGCEGFSFPPIVSFGANAGDPHHEPDDTELKRGDVVLFDIGGRRCNYCSDMTRTFFWGEPDEETARIYDIVRRANEAAEALIAPGVRMCDLDRAARDVIEDAGYGKYFTHRLGHSIGLQDHEPGDVSLVNEQVVEPGMTFSIEPGIYLPGRTGVRIEDLALVTENGVEILNAYPHDPVRLD, encoded by the coding sequence ATGGCATATGTCGATGACCAGCGTGTGGCGCGCGTGCTCGATACGCTCGAGACCCAGCACCCCGGCGCACAGCTGCTCGTAAACGATCCGTGGTCGATTTACTACCTGACCGGCTTTTATGCCGATATGTTCGAGCGTTTTTGTGGCGTGCTGCTCGCACGCAATTGCGAGCCCGTGATCTTGGTCAACGCCCTGCATCAGCTGCCCGAGTACGACAATGCCCGCGTCGCGTACCACACCGATACCGACGTCGTGACCGACGCCATCGCTCGCGAGGTCGATCCGACCAAACCACTCGGCATCGACACCGTTATGCGCTCCGGCTTTTTGATGCCCCTTATGGATCGTCACGCCGCAAGCGAGTTCTTCCTGGGCGACTTTGCCGTCACCGTCGCACGCGCCCACAAGGACGAAGCCGAGCAGGAGCTAATGCGCGCGTCCTCGGCCGCTAACGACGCCGTGATGGCCGACGCCATCAAGCTCGTCCACGAGGGCGTAACGGAGCGCGAAATTGCCGACCAGATGCTCAGTCTGTATCGCAAGCACGGCTGCGAGGGCTTTAGCTTTCCGCCCATCGTGAGCTTTGGCGCCAACGCCGGCGACCCGCATCACGAGCCCGACGATACCGAGCTTAAACGCGGCGACGTGGTGCTGTTCGACATTGGCGGACGCCGCTGCAACTATTGCTCGGACATGACGCGCACGTTCTTTTGGGGCGAGCCAGACGAAGAGACGGCGCGTATCTACGATATCGTGCGCCGCGCCAACGAGGCCGCCGAGGCTCTCATCGCACCGGGCGTGCGCATGTGCGACCTGGACCGCGCCGCACGCGACGTGATTGAGGATGCGGGCTACGGCAAATACTTTACGCATCGCCTGGGCCACTCGATTGGTCTACAGGACCACGAGCCGGGCGACGTCTCGCTGGTCAACGAGCAGGTCGTAGAGCCAGGCATGACGTTCTCCATCGAACCGGGCATCTACCTCCCCGGCCGCACCGGTGTCCGCATCGAGGACCTGGCCCTGGTGACCGAGAACGGCGTCGAGATTCTCAACGCCTACCCCCACGATCCGGTCCGTCTAGACTAG
- a CDS encoding DUF1667 domain-containing protein gives MSTNATETLQFNCTTCPSECLLTVEVERVANGAVVEVRSVTGNNCPRGDKFAHQELTCPMRVLTTTVAASGGDEALLPVRTAEAIPLALHAQAMNLIRGLVIDAPIRMGDVVLENLLDTNIDLIASMDIDPA, from the coding sequence ATGAGCACCAATGCGACCGAAACGCTGCAGTTCAACTGCACGACCTGCCCATCCGAATGCCTTCTGACCGTAGAGGTGGAGCGCGTCGCCAATGGCGCCGTGGTGGAAGTGCGCTCCGTAACCGGCAACAACTGCCCGCGCGGCGATAAGTTCGCACATCAGGAGCTCACCTGCCCCATGCGCGTGCTCACGACGACCGTGGCCGCCTCCGGCGGCGACGAAGCGCTTCTGCCTGTGCGCACGGCCGAAGCCATCCCGCTGGCACTCCACGCCCAAGCCATGAACCTCATCCGAGGCCTAGTCATCGACGCCCCCATCCGCATGGGCGACGTCGTGCTGGAGAACCTCCTAGACACCAACATCGACCTCATCGCCAGCATGGACATCGACCCAGCCTAA